CGAACAGTTCCCTTGCTGTCGGCAGTTCTCCATAGATCATTTTGACTCCTCCTGAAGTGGGAAATTTTAGCGCCTGGCGTAAGGTCGAAGGCACCACTCTCATGTTGTAGACCCACGGCCTTTcgaacaaagcgttgtacctcatatcctcttcgatcacgtagaacgtTTTTTCTTGGTTGGTTCCGGCAGTGATTACTGATAAAGTTATCTCACCTTTCATGGTCTCGCacgccatgttgaatccatttaatACCCGGACTGCCGGTACAATTTGATCCTGTAACCCCAATttctctacgacccttgatccgatgatgttggccgagataCTTGGATCAATAAACACACGCTTAACctgagatttattgataagtacagatattaccaatgcatcattgtgaggttttACGATTCCCTCTGTGTCTTCGTTGCTGAACAAGATAGCTCCTTCCGGGACGTAATCCCGAGTGCGTTTTTCCCTCGTGATAGACACTTTGGTGTGTTTTATCATAGCCCTTCGGGGACATCGACtcccccaatgatcatgttgattacGTGCTGGGGCTTCTCTTGTTCGATCTGTTTGTTGGCGTCCATGTTTCTAAAGTGGATTTTGGCTAGCTTGCTCAGGAATTCTcggaggtgcccattgttgaacaaTCGAGCAACTTCCTTTCTTAACTGTCGGCAATCTTCGGTCCTATGACCGTGAGTGCTGTGGTACTTACACATCAAATTAGGATCTCTCTGGGCAAGGTTGGACTGCAACGGTAGGGGCCATTTGGTTTCTTTGATGCGCCCATGGATGACACTATGTTTGCAGCATCCATGTTGaaattatactccgataaccttgGTGCCTCCCTACTCCCGAACGACCTGTCAAACCCGCTCTTGCTCATCAGGGCCCAGCCGCTCGGTCCTTGATCATTCCTATCCTCGTTCCTTGTCGGGTGGTGCCCGGATCCGCTTTCCTTCCGATCCGTGGTTTACGGCTGATATCGATCAAGGACCATCCTCGGCTCCTGATCAATGGTTCTCTTAGATCAGTCATCGATTATGATGGGGTAAATAGATCCCGAAGGGCCCCCTAGttgatcgtcctcgaccctgatctttgattgatatctgTTGTGGACGTCGGCCAAGGTGACCATTGGGTACTCCACCAAGTTTTGCTTTAGCTGTTGCGAGGCCACGGAACTTCAGGGGTTGAGCCActgagtgaatgcctgaacggcccaatcatccgcaaccggtggtagatccatccATTCCATCTGGAATCTCGACACGTACTCCCTGAGCATATCGTTATCCTTTTGTTTGACCTTAAAGAGGCCTGACTTCCTGGTCTCTACCTTGATGGCCTCGGCATGGGCCTTCacaaaagcatctgcaagcatagctaACAAGTCAATAGAATTCagaggcaagttgtgataccatatcatcgctcTT
This region of Nicotiana tomentosiformis chromosome 4, ASM39032v3, whole genome shotgun sequence genomic DNA includes:
- the LOC138910161 gene encoding uncharacterized protein — encoded protein: MDANKQIEQEKPQHVKRVFIDPSISANIIGSRVVEKLGLQDQIVPAVRVLNGFNMACETMKGEITLSVITAGTNQEKTFYVIEEDMRYNALFERPWVYNMRVVPSTLRQALKFPTSGGVKMIYGELPTARELFVVDEVIPAPAISTSKSTEPTKKEETK